Sequence from the Symbiopectobacterium purcellii genome:
GCTAGCACAAAGCGCCGTGAATCCTGCTATCTCGCTGGCCGACCTGTTGCCACCGCTGCCTCTGGAGCAGGTTCACCAACCCGATGCCGCACAGCACGCCCGCTATGCGCAGCAACGAGAAACGTTTCGTATGCTCTACCAGCAGCTGCGTCCGTTGATGAACGATACCCATTAACTGACCCAACGCCGAATGTCGCATCGCTGTACCAACAGAGAGAGCAACATGCTGCACGCCACCGCGCAGGTAAAAACGTAAAAGATATCCAGTATCGGCCACCCTTTCAGGGCCAGATCGCGAGTACGAATAAAATGAATAATCAGGGCATGGAAGCCATAAATAGCCAGAGAATGGCGGGAAATAAACGAAAATCCGGGGAAAGGGGCGCTCAATGCGGGAGCTTTGAACAGGATCATCAGGCATACCGCCGCAATAAACACCAACGGGTTAGCATAGAGGTAGAACGTTTGGGTAAAGTTATCGTTGGCTAACGTCTGCTGCGAGGTGCCCATCGCAATCAGCAGCACGGAGGCAACGAACAACGGTGCGGCTCCCAACGTGACCCAACGCGTAGGCGTTAACGTCCCCAAAGCACGCCCCATCACCGCATACAGCAGGTAGTAAAAGGTGTCGCCCGCGATATACACATTGACCGGTAACAACGGGGTATGCCCTATCGTCAGTTCAGGCGTATTAGGATTAGCGACAACGGCCAGAACCAATACCACTACGGCAAGGTATCGTCCTGACACCGGGGGAACCCGTATTAGCGGCGATAGCAGATAGATAACCAGAATGGCATAGAAAAACCACAGGTGATAAAAGCCCGGCTTTTGCCAGAACAATCGTAGCGCGTTGCCTGCATGAATAGGTGTCAGCAGCGCCATATACGCTAGGGCTACTGCGCTGTAAAACAGCAGGCAGAGGCCAATACGCAACAGGTGCTTTTTTTCCGCCCGCCGCTCGCCAAAAAACAGGTAGCCGGAAATCATAAAGAACAGCGGAACACCCACCCGGCACGCGGAATTTAGCAGGTTTGCCACATCCCAATGGCGCTCGCCCGGCATGCCTGCCGCCGTTATGTAATAGGTGGTACTGTGGATCAACACTACCATCAGGCAGGCTACAGCGCGTAGGTTATCGACCCAGCCTATCTTGTCCGACATGAGGCTCCCCTTTCGTCTTTAGCAGCATAAGGGTAGCCCCACTACGGGTATGCCTCAATGGCCGGGTGTCTGGAAATGTCGTTATGGCGACCGCCTGACATCACAACGCGAATGAGTAGACGCGCGATGATTCTCCCCATGGGTGATAGCCCTCTCCGGCATAGACAAATCCGGCTTGCTCGTAGAATCCAACCAGATCGGTACACAGATGCAAATGGGTGAAACCGTGTTTTCTCGCTTCATCGGCGGCATGACGAATCAATTGGCGAGCAAGACCACGAGAACGACAGTCAGGTTCTACATAAAGCGCACAAAGCCAGGGGTAAAGCTCCATCCGGCTAATGAAATCATTGGTAATCAGCCCAGCACAGCCAACAATCCGCTCGTCTTCAACCAGCAGATACCATTGTGGTCGCGGGTTCGCTGCCGTTAGCGAGCGTTCAATCGCATCCTGATACAACATCATCGTCTCTTCGGATGCCCACTGTTCCTGAAAATAAGCCGTAGCTTCTGCCGCCCAGTGCGGTGTTTCACGCACAGAAATTATCTTCACACAACGTTCCTTCGTGATAGAACAAAATACAACGCCCGTCGTAGACGGGCGTTCAGACGCCACATGTCATCGTCGGTGAAAGCCGGGGATGACGGTGACAGTAAGACAGTTTGTCAGCAACGCCCAGATCGATAACGCCCCCCTCAGAATAACCCGAGCGGTTTGTCGGAGTAACTCACCAACAAGCACTTGGTTTGCTGGTAGTGCTCCAGCATCATCTTGTGATTTTCACGGCCAATGCCTGACTGTTTGTAGCCGCCAAAGGCCGCATGTGCCGGATAGGCATGATAGCAGTTGGTCCACACACGCCCCGCCTGAATGCCCCGCCCCATACGATAGGCGATGTTGCTATTACGGCTCCACACCCCGGCGCCCAATCCATAGTGGGTATCGTTGGCGATCTCCAGCGCATCATCCATGGTTTTAAACGTGGTGACCGCGAGTACCGGACCAAAAATTTCCTCCTGAAACACGCGCATGCTGTTCTTTCCGAACAACACGGTCGGCTCCAGATAGTAGCCCTGCGTCAATGCATCCGACAACGCTTTGCGCCGCCCACCGGTCAGGATACGTGCGCCTTCCTGCTTACCCACCTCAATATAATCAAGGATGGTTTTCAACTGGCCTTCCGATACCTGAGCCCCCATCATGGTCTGACTGTCCAGGGGGTTACCAATGCGGATGGCTTCGACCCGTCTTATCGCCCGTTCCATAAAACGGTCGTAAATAGATTCCTGAATCAATGCCCGGCTTGGGCAGGTACAGACTTCCCCCTGATTAAAGGCAAACAGCGTGAAGCCTTCCAACACCTTATCGAAATAGCTGTCTTCTTTGTCCATCACGTCAGCAAAAAAGATATTGGGGGATTTCCCACCCAATTCCAGCGTCACAGGCACCACATTGCGCGCCGCATAGCTCATAATTTGTTGTCCGACTTCGGTGGAGCCGGTAAACGCCACTTTAGCGATGCGCGGCGACGTCGCCAGATATTCACCAATCTCACTGCCAGAGCCATTCACCACGTTGACCACACCCGGTGGCAATAAATCCTGAATCAACTCCATCAGCATCAGCACGGAGAGCGGCGTCAATTTCGCCGGTTTAAGCACGATGCAATTACCTGCCGCCAGCGCCGGAGCCATTTTCCAGCAGGCCATCAGCAGGGGGAAATTCCATGGAATAATCTGCCCCACCACGCTCAGCGGTTCGTGAAAATGGTAAGCGACCGTATCCTTGTCGATTTCGCTGATCGCCCCTTCCTGCGCGCGGGCACAGGCGGCAAAGTAGCGGAAATGGTCGATGGCCAACGGCACATCAGCCCCTAAGGTTTCACGAATCGGTTTGCCGTTATCCCAGGTTTCCGCATACGCCAGCAGTTCCAGGTTCTCCTCCATGCGATCCGCAATCCGGTTCAGCAGCAAGGCGCGCTCCTGTACCGACATCTCGCCCCACTCTGCCTTGGCATTATGGGCGGCATCCAGCGCATGGTCGACATCACGCATACCGGAGCTGGCGACTTCGCACAGGGGTTGCCCGGTGACAGGCGTCAGGTTAACGAAATAGTCGCCACTGACCGGAGGCACCCAGGTGCCGCCAATAAAGTTGTCATAGCGTTTTTTCAGATTGAGGGGGTAAGCATAGGTGCCGGGCGCGACCCGGTCTTCAGCGGTGTGATGCGCCATTGCGGTCTCCTGTTCTTCGCCGTAGGGTTACGCGGCCAGGCCGCGATGAAAACAGAGCCAATATGCAAAAAATTGCTAACATCAAGGACGGTCTACCAAGCGTATACACAAATCGGCTTTCCTGCCGCGCTGTTTAGCGACTCTTCGAGGAAACGCACACTTTGCCTCCCTTTTTGTGCCCTGGACCACAGGCAACACACCGCGTGCCACGATAAAACTCGCATCGCACCCGGTGGGGTGAAATAATGGCTTTCTACTCCAGAATGAACATCTTATGGGGATAATACGTGGAAGAAGCGATCCCTGCGCTCGAGGGCGCATGCCAACGAACGGTACGCCATCAAGGCAGCCTGTCTCAGGCCAAAACTGACTGGCTGGCGGAAGAAGTGCCGGTCGCACTGGTGTACAACGGCATTTC
This genomic interval carries:
- a CDS encoding acyltransferase, with the protein product MSDKIGWVDNLRAVACLMVVLIHSTTYYITAAGMPGERHWDVANLLNSACRVGVPLFFMISGYLFFGERRAEKKHLLRIGLCLLFYSAVALAYMALLTPIHAGNALRLFWQKPGFYHLWFFYAILVIYLLSPLIRVPPVSGRYLAVVVLVLAVVANPNTPELTIGHTPLLPVNVYIAGDTFYYLLYAVMGRALGTLTPTRWVTLGAAPLFVASVLLIAMGTSQQTLANDNFTQTFYLYANPLVFIAAVCLMILFKAPALSAPFPGFSFISRHSLAIYGFHALIIHFIRTRDLALKGWPILDIFYVFTCAVACSMLLSLLVQRCDIRRWVS
- a CDS encoding GNAT family N-acetyltransferase, which translates into the protein MKIISVRETPHWAAEATAYFQEQWASEETMMLYQDAIERSLTAANPRPQWYLLVEDERIVGCAGLITNDFISRMELYPWLCALYVEPDCRSRGLARQLIRHAADEARKHGFTHLHLCTDLVGFYEQAGFVYAGEGYHPWGESSRVYSFAL
- the exaC gene encoding acetaldehyde dehydrogenase ExaC, with the protein product MAHHTAEDRVAPGTYAYPLNLKKRYDNFIGGTWVPPVSGDYFVNLTPVTGQPLCEVASSGMRDVDHALDAAHNAKAEWGEMSVQERALLLNRIADRMEENLELLAYAETWDNGKPIRETLGADVPLAIDHFRYFAACARAQEGAISEIDKDTVAYHFHEPLSVVGQIIPWNFPLLMACWKMAPALAAGNCIVLKPAKLTPLSVLMLMELIQDLLPPGVVNVVNGSGSEIGEYLATSPRIAKVAFTGSTEVGQQIMSYAARNVVPVTLELGGKSPNIFFADVMDKEDSYFDKVLEGFTLFAFNQGEVCTCPSRALIQESIYDRFMERAIRRVEAIRIGNPLDSQTMMGAQVSEGQLKTILDYIEVGKQEGARILTGGRRKALSDALTQGYYLEPTVLFGKNSMRVFQEEIFGPVLAVTTFKTMDDALEIANDTHYGLGAGVWSRNSNIAYRMGRGIQAGRVWTNCYHAYPAHAAFGGYKQSGIGRENHKMMLEHYQQTKCLLVSYSDKPLGLF